A window from Streptomyces sp. NBC_00299 encodes these proteins:
- a CDS encoding DeoR/GlpR family DNA-binding transcription regulator, with protein MSSNHSSGPQGPAARQTAMAEQVLADGSATAAELAERFGVSLMTIHRDLDELERQGIVRKSRGGVTAQPSGVFESNVQYRLKTMRAQKAAVADRALKLIEPGMAIMLDDSTSTLEIARRLRLGEVTPLTVVTNFLEAINLLSDQRGIHLMALGGDYDPLHSSFLGVSCVEAIEQLRVDVCFASTSAVRGGFAYHQEQHIVSVKRAMLDAAARNILLIDHTKLARVALHRVVPLSRFDLLLVDDGASAEALRDLDEHKVRYEVCATKGSDDRAGAT; from the coding sequence ATGAGCAGCAACCACAGCAGCGGTCCGCAGGGCCCCGCCGCCCGGCAGACCGCCATGGCCGAGCAGGTCCTCGCCGACGGCTCGGCGACGGCAGCCGAGCTGGCCGAGCGGTTCGGCGTGAGCCTGATGACGATCCACCGGGACCTCGACGAACTCGAACGGCAGGGAATCGTGCGGAAGTCGAGGGGCGGGGTGACCGCGCAGCCGTCCGGTGTCTTCGAGTCCAACGTCCAGTACCGGCTGAAGACCATGCGGGCGCAGAAGGCCGCCGTGGCCGACCGTGCGCTGAAGCTGATCGAGCCCGGCATGGCGATCATGCTGGACGACTCCACCTCCACCCTGGAGATAGCCCGCAGGCTGCGCCTCGGCGAGGTCACCCCGCTCACGGTCGTCACCAACTTCCTGGAAGCGATCAACCTCCTCTCCGACCAGCGCGGCATCCACCTCATGGCCCTCGGCGGCGACTACGACCCGCTGCACTCGTCCTTCCTCGGCGTCTCCTGCGTCGAGGCGATCGAGCAGCTGCGCGTGGACGTCTGCTTCGCGTCGACGTCGGCCGTGCGCGGGGGTTTCGCCTACCACCAGGAGCAGCACATCGTGTCGGTGAAGCGGGCCATGCTCGACGCCGCCGCCCGCAACATCCTGCTGATCGACCACACCAAGCTCGCCCGCGTCGCCCTGCACCGGGTGGTCCCCCTCTCCCGCTTCGACCTGCTCCTGGTGGACGACGGGGCGTCGGCGGAGGCACTGCGGGACCTGGACGAGCACAAGGTCCGTTACGAGGTATGCGCGACGAAGGGCAGCGATGACCGAGCTGGAGCTACGTGA
- a CDS encoding ABC transporter ATP-binding protein: MIRLGEIRKTYGKVTALDGLELDVHEGEFFCLLGPSGAGKTTTLKTVAGLEMPDAGTVELDGRDMRGIEPYDRGVAMCFESYALYPHKSAYDNLASPLRSPRHRLPAAQARERIGEVAELLGISALLDRPVGQLSNGQRQRVALGRVLVRPARAFLLDEPLSHLDAKLRQQMRAELKAIGAVRRTTTLYVTHDSVEALALGDRIGVIRGGRIVQTGTREEIWYRPHDTEVARAFGRPRINLLPGALAPDGSFRSADGKVELPMRADAAPGTEVLVGVRPRDIELNGRGHELTGTVYVTEVLGRSVEVTVRLGEQHVSLVAPRGDAAGLRPDDPVRLSVRPENLLLFEADRPERPGRRIETR; this comes from the coding sequence ATGATCCGCCTGGGGGAGATCCGCAAGACGTACGGCAAGGTCACCGCGCTCGACGGGCTGGAACTGGACGTGCACGAGGGCGAGTTCTTCTGCCTGCTCGGACCGTCCGGCGCCGGCAAGACCACCACCCTGAAGACCGTCGCCGGGCTGGAGATGCCCGACGCCGGCACGGTCGAACTCGACGGCAGGGACATGCGCGGCATCGAGCCCTACGACCGTGGCGTGGCGATGTGCTTCGAGAGCTACGCCCTCTACCCGCACAAGTCGGCCTACGACAATCTCGCCTCGCCGCTCCGCTCCCCCCGGCACCGCCTCCCCGCTGCGCAGGCCCGGGAACGGATCGGCGAGGTGGCAGAACTCCTCGGCATCTCGGCCCTGCTGGACCGTCCGGTCGGCCAACTCTCCAACGGCCAGCGGCAGCGCGTCGCCCTCGGCCGCGTCCTGGTCCGCCCGGCCCGGGCCTTCCTCCTCGACGAGCCCCTGTCCCACCTCGACGCCAAGCTGCGCCAGCAGATGCGGGCCGAGCTGAAGGCGATCGGGGCGGTGCGGCGCACGACCACCCTCTACGTCACCCACGACTCCGTCGAGGCGCTGGCGCTCGGCGACCGGATCGGGGTCATCCGGGGCGGGCGGATCGTGCAGACGGGGACGAGGGAGGAGATCTGGTACCGGCCCCACGACACGGAGGTCGCCCGCGCCTTCGGGCGGCCCCGGATCAACCTGCTGCCGGGAGCCCTCGCGCCCGACGGGAGCTTCCGCTCGGCGGACGGCAAGGTCGAGCTGCCGATGCGGGCCGACGCCGCCCCCGGCACGGAGGTCCTGGTCGGCGTCCGCCCACGGGACATCGAGCTGAACGGCCGGGGACACGAGCTCACCGGCACCGTCTACGTCACCGAGGTGCTCGGCAGGTCCGTGGAGGTCACCGTCCGGCTCGGCGAGCAGCACGTGTCACTGGTCGCCCCGCGCGGCGACGCGGCCGGCCTTCGACCCGACGATCCGGTCCGGCTGTCGGTCCGGCCTGAGAACCTGCTGCTGTTCGAGGCCGACCGGCCGGAGCGTCCAGGACGACGGATCGAGACCCGATGA
- a CDS encoding carbohydrate ABC transporter permease yields the protein MTVKKRLLGWLADAALILYFVFALFPIAWMVILSLKPTNQLFSTYFSFSPTLDGYRTVLGDSEGIPFVRFFVNSLVVSVGAVVLSLLVGLPAAYASARWRFKGSENLMFTLLSFRFAPELTVIIPLFVLYQKLGLFDTYVGMVWVLQLVTLPLIVWIMRSYFADLTPELEQAALLDGYTRKQAFMKVALPLVKPGVAAVSLLAFIFAWNNFVFPLILTSNEAQTVTVGALSFLGGDRPKYNLTAAAALVSVVPPLLLALTIQRYLVRGLSFGAVKS from the coding sequence ATGACCGTCAAGAAGCGCCTGTTGGGATGGCTGGCCGACGCCGCCCTCATCCTCTACTTCGTCTTCGCGCTGTTCCCGATCGCCTGGATGGTGATCCTGTCGCTGAAGCCGACGAACCAGCTCTTCTCCACCTACTTCTCCTTCTCCCCCACCCTCGACGGCTACCGCACGGTCCTCGGCGACAGCGAGGGCATCCCGTTCGTGCGGTTCTTCGTCAACAGCCTGGTGGTCTCGGTGGGAGCGGTCGTGCTGTCGCTCCTGGTCGGGCTGCCGGCCGCGTACGCCTCCGCGCGCTGGCGTTTCAAGGGCTCGGAGAACCTGATGTTCACGCTGCTGTCGTTCCGGTTCGCACCCGAACTCACCGTGATCATCCCGCTGTTCGTGCTGTACCAGAAGCTAGGTCTTTTCGACACGTACGTCGGCATGGTGTGGGTGCTCCAGCTGGTCACGCTGCCGCTGATCGTGTGGATCATGCGGTCGTACTTCGCCGACCTCACGCCCGAACTGGAGCAGGCGGCGCTGCTGGACGGCTACACACGCAAACAGGCGTTCATGAAGGTGGCGCTCCCGCTGGTGAAGCCGGGAGTGGCCGCCGTGTCCCTGCTCGCCTTCATCTTCGCCTGGAACAACTTCGTCTTCCCGCTGATCCTGACCTCCAACGAGGCGCAGACCGTGACCGTGGGCGCGCTGTCCTTCCTGGGCGGGGACCGGCCCAAGTACAACCTCACGGCCGCCGCCGCGCTCGTCTCCGTCGTACCGCCGCTGCTGCTGGCCCTCACCATCCAGCGGTATCTGGTGCGGGGGCTGTCGTTCGGGGCGGTGAAGTCATGA
- a CDS encoding carbohydrate ABC transporter permease has protein sequence MGWRLALRPYLLIVPALLLTCGILYPFGLGLYYTLFDFSASKPQPDMVRFENYETVFTQEAFWNSAWVTVLYAVGAAAVETVLGVAVALLLHRSSQVGRVLEKILILPLMIAPVIAAIIWKLMLQPSVGVINYLLRPFGLGGVQWTDTPTGALLSSIAVDVWVYTPFVAILALAGLRSLPTSPFEAAAVDGAGWWYTFRRLTLPMLWPYVLVAVIFRFMDSLKVFDIIYALTEGGPGDSTVVLQIRAYLEAIRFQRYSFGISYTIVLWAVVYLAAMVLVKHLGKIQRKAAEVK, from the coding sequence ATGGGATGGCGGCTAGCCCTTCGCCCGTACCTCCTGATCGTCCCCGCCCTGCTCCTGACCTGCGGAATCCTCTACCCCTTCGGGCTCGGCCTCTACTACACCCTGTTCGACTTCTCGGCGAGCAAGCCCCAGCCGGACATGGTGCGGTTCGAGAACTACGAGACCGTCTTCACGCAGGAGGCCTTCTGGAACTCGGCGTGGGTGACGGTGCTGTACGCGGTGGGGGCCGCCGCCGTCGAGACGGTCCTCGGGGTCGCCGTCGCCCTGCTGCTGCACCGGTCGTCGCAGGTCGGGAGGGTGCTGGAGAAGATCCTCATCCTGCCGCTGATGATCGCGCCGGTGATCGCGGCGATCATCTGGAAGCTGATGCTCCAGCCGTCGGTGGGGGTGATCAACTACCTGCTGAGACCCTTCGGGCTGGGCGGAGTCCAGTGGACGGACACCCCGACCGGCGCCCTGCTGTCGTCGATCGCCGTGGACGTCTGGGTCTACACCCCGTTCGTGGCGATCCTCGCCCTCGCCGGCCTGCGTTCGCTGCCGACCTCTCCCTTCGAGGCGGCGGCCGTCGACGGGGCGGGCTGGTGGTACACCTTCCGGCGCCTGACGCTGCCGATGCTGTGGCCGTACGTCCTGGTGGCGGTGATCTTCCGGTTCATGGACTCGCTGAAGGTGTTCGACATCATCTACGCCCTCACCGAAGGCGGGCCGGGCGACTCGACCGTCGTGCTCCAGATCCGCGCCTACCTGGAGGCGATCCGCTTCCAGCGTTACTCGTTCGGGATCAGCTACACGATCGTGCTGTGGGCCGTGGTGTATCTCGCCGCGATGGTGCTGGTGAAGCACCTGGGGAAGATCCAGCGGAAGGCCGCGGAGGTGAAATGA
- a CDS encoding ABC transporter substrate-binding protein, protein MDMHVHDRRRFLALTAAAAATPLLAACGAGFGGDDDKSDGSAADDVTGSFDWKREKGTTVKALLNKHPYTDALIADLKSFTEKTGIKVEYDVFPEDNYFDKLTVDLSSGRASYDVFMLGAYMVWQYGPPGWLEDLGPWMRNSSATGAEWDQADFFPNLLQADQWSLKAGAPLGQGGQYALPWGWETNVVAYNTDVFKKLGLKPAETFDELREIAGAIKQKAPGGGFDGMYGIAVRGSRSWATIHPGFMTMYARNGLKDFTVKGGKLTPAMNSPEAVAFTEDWAGMVKQGGPPSWTSYTWYQCSSDLGAKKAGMLFDADTAAYFQAVEGASPASGKIAFHPGPKGPDGSLATNMWIWSLGMNAKSKKKSASWLFLQWATGKEHLRKSAITHNHIDPVRKSIANDSAYKDKMRHLPGFIETFETVVDQTKIQFTPQAQFFDATTSWAAALQEIYGGGGAKSVLDGLAGDLADKVG, encoded by the coding sequence GACGACGTCACCGGCTCGTTCGACTGGAAGCGGGAGAAGGGCACGACCGTCAAGGCGCTGCTGAACAAGCACCCGTACACGGACGCGCTCATCGCCGACCTGAAGTCCTTCACCGAGAAGACCGGCATCAAGGTCGAGTACGACGTCTTCCCCGAGGACAACTACTTCGACAAGCTCACCGTCGACCTGTCCAGCGGGCGGGCCTCGTACGACGTCTTCATGCTCGGCGCGTACATGGTCTGGCAGTACGGGCCGCCCGGCTGGCTGGAGGACCTCGGCCCCTGGATGCGCAACTCCTCGGCGACAGGCGCCGAATGGGACCAGGCCGACTTCTTCCCGAACCTCCTCCAGGCCGACCAGTGGTCCCTGAAGGCGGGCGCGCCGCTCGGACAGGGCGGGCAGTACGCGCTGCCGTGGGGCTGGGAGACGAACGTCGTCGCCTACAACACGGACGTCTTCAAGAAGCTCGGCCTCAAGCCCGCCGAGACCTTCGACGAGCTGCGCGAGATCGCCGGGGCCATCAAGCAGAAGGCACCGGGCGGCGGCTTCGACGGCATGTACGGGATCGCCGTCCGCGGGTCCCGGAGCTGGGCCACCATCCACCCCGGCTTCATGACGATGTACGCCCGCAACGGGCTCAAGGACTTCACGGTCAAGGGCGGGAAGCTCACACCGGCCATGAACAGCCCAGAGGCCGTCGCGTTCACCGAGGACTGGGCCGGCATGGTCAAGCAGGGCGGGCCGCCGTCCTGGACGTCGTACACCTGGTACCAGTGCTCCAGCGACCTCGGTGCGAAGAAGGCCGGGATGCTGTTCGACGCGGACACGGCCGCCTACTTCCAGGCGGTCGAGGGGGCGAGCCCGGCCTCCGGGAAGATCGCCTTCCACCCCGGTCCGAAGGGACCGGACGGGTCGCTCGCCACCAACATGTGGATCTGGTCGCTCGGCATGAACGCCAAGAGCAAGAAGAAGAGCGCCAGTTGGCTGTTCCTGCAGTGGGCGACCGGCAAGGAGCACCTGCGCAAGAGCGCGATCACGCACAACCACATCGACCCGGTCCGCAAGTCGATCGCAAACGACAGCGCCTACAAGGACAAGATGCGGCACCTGCCGGGCTTCATCGAGACCTTCGAGACCGTCGTCGACCAGACGAAGATCCAGTTCACCCCGCAGGCGCAGTTCTTCGACGCGACCACCAGTTGGGCCGCCGCCCTCCAGGAGATCTACGGCGGGGGCGGTGCCAAGTCGGTGCTCGACGGGCTGGCGGGCGACCTCGCCGACAAGGTGGGCTAG